Sequence from the Saccharopolyspora pogona genome:
TCTTCCAAGCGGTTGACCAGCCGGGTCGTCGCGCTGCCGCTGAGCGCGGTGGCGCGGGCGAGCTGCTGCATCCGCATGTGCCAGCCGTCCTGCCTGCCCAGCGCGTCGAGGACGGTGTATTCGACGACCGACAGCCCGTGCTCGGCCTGCAGCGCCTTCTCCAGCGTGGTTTCGAGCGTGCCGTGCAGTGCGGCGAGCGTGCGCCAGCCGTGGGCCCGAATCTCGACGGCGTCGTCGGCGATCCCCACCGCACACCTCCCGTGACGTGTATCGCCTCCGACTATAGCAGCTTGCGCGGGTATGACGCGCGTGCAAGTATTTAGGAAGCGCCTGCAACTACATGCTCGCGCCTTGTATCAGCTCCCGCATCTACAACTAAGGAGCCACGGGCATGCCCGTTGCGCTAATCGCCCTCGCACTCGGCGGGTTCGGCATCGGCCTGACCGAGTTCGGCATCATGGGCCTCCTACCGGAAGTGGCCGGCGACTTCGCGGTCAGCATCCCGACCGCCGGCTACCTGATCTCCGGCTACGCGATCGCCGTCGCGATCGGCGCCGTCCTGCTGACCGCGGCCGTGACCCGGCTGCCGCGCAAGACGGTGCTGACATGGCTGATGGTGCTGTTCATCCTCGGAAACCTGCTCTCCGCGCTAGCCCCGCAGTACTCGGTGATGATGGTCGGCCGCATCCTTGCCGCACTCACCCACGGCGCGTTCTTCGGCATCGGATCCGTGGTGGCCACCGCCCTGGTGCCGCCGAACCGCAAGGCCGCCGCCGTGTCGATCATGTTCACCGGCCTGACCTCGGCGAACGTCCTCGGCGTCCCGCTGGGCACGTTCCTCGGCCAGGCGCTGGGCTGGCGCTCGACGTTCTGGGCCATCACGATCATCGGCGTCGTCGCCCTGATCGGCATCCGACTGCTGGTCCCCGGCAGCGTCGGCCGCGCCGCCGCCGCGGCGAACCTGGGCGCCGAACTGGTCGCCGTCAAGCGCCCGCAGGTGTGGTGGACGCTAGCCATGACGGTGTTCGGCTTCGGCGGGATGTTCGGCGCCTTCGCATACATCGCGCCGCTGGTCACCGAGGTCTCCGGCTTCGCCGTCGGCACCGTGCCGTGGCTGCTGCTGATCTTCGGGGCCGGCCTGTTCGCCGGCAACCTGGTCGGCGGCCGGGCGGCCGACCGGAACCTCGACGGCACCATGCTGACGGCGCTGATCGCACTGGTCGTCGTCCTCGCCGGTTTCGCCCTCGTCGCCGAGCACCGGATCCCGACGATCGTCGCGATCGCCCTCATGGGCGCCTTCGGCTTCGCCACCGCCCCGCCGCTGCAGACCAGGGTGATGAAGTACGGCGGCGACGCGCCGACGATGGCCTCGGCGCTCAACATCGCCGCCTTCAACGTGGGCAACGCCCTCGGCACCTGGCTGAGCGGTCTGACCATCGCCGCGGGCCTCGGCTTCACCTCGCCGCTGTGGGTGGGCTCGATCCTCGCGGCGGTCAGCATCGGACTGCTGGCCACGGCCATCGCGACGAAACCCAAGCCCGCCACCGAAAACGCCGAACCCGTTCCAGTCGCCTGACGAAACCGAGAGGTCATGGCCGCGTGGACGGCCATGACCTCTCGACGGTGTTCAGACCCGGCCCGCAGCAGCCGGTTACGAGAGTTGGGCTAAGCGGCTACGTCGCTTGCGGCAGCCCACGTACCGCGGGGCTTCCAGCATCGCGGCTGCGGACCACGGCCGCGATAAAAAGGCTCATTCCGACTTCGAAACCCAAAGCGCGCGAACCGCGCGGAACGGATCAGTAATCGTCGTTGCGGAAGAAGAGTTCCTCCAGCTGGTCCGCTGTTTCGGCGACGAAGTTCAGCGGATCGGTGAACTCGTTGATGTCAAGGTTGAGCAACGGCAGCGAATGCCGGAGCACGACGTGCTCGCCGATGATCACCGCGCCGCACACCACGGAAGTCTGCCCGAGCTCCTCCAGCAGTTTCCGCAGGTCAACATCCTCGGCCCGGCCGATCACCGAAACGACCTGCACCCAGTCCTCACGGCCGTCGAGCAGCTCGCGGCAGACGATGACGATCTGGCTGCGGTCGTCGTCGTATTCGACGAGGATCCGGACCTCGTCCCCGCTGTCCTCGATAATCTGGTATTCAGGCTCGCCGTCTTCCACCTCGCCGATGACGAGCCGGTATTCGTTCCGGACAAAAGCGATGAGATCTTCCCAAGTCGCCACGATTCCTCCCAGTCAGTCGAAACGCGATCCTGCCACGCGGACTCGTCGCGCCAGGCCGTTTTCCGAACGCGAGGAACCGAAAGCGTTGTTCAGGTGAGCAGCGGCAAGGAGTTGGGGCCGATCAGGTTCGGTGCCGGCATGAGAACCGGCGGGTTCTCCAGGTCCGTGCGGAGCTGGGGGAAGCGGTCCAGCAGGATGTTCATCGCGATCCGGCCTTCCAGCCGGGCGAGCGGGGCGCCCAGGCAGAAGTGGATGCCGCGCCCGAATCCGAGGTGCGGATCGGGGTCCCTGCCCGGATCGAAGACGTCCGGGTCGGCGAACTGCCGAGCGTCGCGGTTCGCCGCCGACAACCACACCGAGAGCACCTGGTCCGCGGGCACCCGCCGACCGCCGATCTCCGATTCGGCCATCGCCGCCCGGTAGGTGAGCGCGAACGGGGTCGGGAGTCGCAGCGATTCCTCGATCGCGCCCGGCACCAGCCGCGCGGTCCGCGCGCACCCACGCCGCCTGCACCGGGTTGGCGTCCAGGCACAGCACCGCGTTGCCCAGCAGCATGGTGGTGATGTGCCCGGCAACCAGCAGGAGGTTGGCGAAGTTGACCACCTCGTTGCCGGAAAACCGTTCGCCGTCGACCTCGGTCTGCATCAGGTGGACCTTCGTACCGCCGAGCAGGCGGAGAGCCGCGATGGAGCGTCGCCGCCCAAGGTGTCTTCACGTATCCGGCGGTGGCGAACGGGGTCGTGTACGCCGGTGGTGAGCAGAATCTGCACGCGTTGGATGCGGCCACCGGATAACAGCGCTGGGCTTCCCCATCTACGCCAACGCGGGTTCGAGCCCCGCCGTGGCCGACGGCGTGTTGTACGTCGGCAGCGGCGAGGACGACGGCAACCTGCATGCGGTGAACCTCGGCGGCACGCCGCGGTGGAGCTTTCTCATCGGCGGCTACATCTGGTCGTCTCCGGTGGTCGCCGATCGCGTGGTGTACGTGGGCGGCGCCGACAGTCACCTCTGCGCGGTGGCCGTGTAGCGGCGAGCGCTCGCTATCGTCCAATATGGACTATTTAGCCATGCGCTTATCTGGTAGCGAAAACCCCCACTCGTCAGCCAAAAGATGTTCAGAGAGCGCAAACACCAGAGGTCGCCGCGCCGGGCTAATGCCTCAATCGGCCAGGAGGTGCACACGGCCGAACATGGCTGCGGCGGCCCGCGCGGTGGGCGTGCCCGCGTCGAGGTCGGCTCCCGCCTCGCGGAGCACTGCCACGACCTCGTCCGCGCCCTTGAACAGCGCACCGGCGATAGGCGCCTGGTCGCGTTCGTTGCGCAGGTCGGGATTCGCGCCGCGGTCGAGCAGCGCGCGCACCGTCTCGGCGTGCCCGTGGTAGGCCGCGAGCATGAGCAGGGTATTCCCGCCCTGGTCGGCCACGTCGACCGGGAGTCCGTGATCGACGAACTCCGCCAACTGCGCGGTTTCGCCTTCCCGGGCCAGGTCCATGGCAAGCGCCACGACGCGCTCGGTCTGCTCCGGAGTCAGTCCACCGTGGCTCATCAGCAGTTCTTCCTGGTCGAATCTCGCGAATCGTCTTGCGGGGACGGCGCGGCGGCCACGGGCATTCCCGTGGCCGCCGCGCCTGCGAACAGCGAAGTCCGTGCCCCAGCAGGTCTCATCCGTTGCTCGCGGCCAGCGCCTCGATCGCCTTGCGGACACCCTCGCCGTAGGCGGGGTCGGCCTTGGTGCAGTTGGCGAGGTGCCGCTCGATGGTCGCCTGGGAGGCGCCGTCGATCGCGCGCGCGGTGTTCTCGAAGAGGACCTGCTGCTGCTCCGGCGACATGTTCCGGAACAGGATCCCGGGCTGCTCGAAGTAGTTGTCGTCGTCCTCACGGTAGTTGAACCGGTCGGCGACGGCACCCACGGCCTGGGCCGGGTCGCGGTAGGCGGGCTGCTCCTGCCAGCGGCCGTACGAGTTCGGCTCGATGCCCGGGGTGGCTCCCTGGTTGCCGTCGACGCGCATGGCACCGTCGCGGTGGTAGGAGTTCACCGGGTTCTTCGGCTTGTTGACCGGGATCTGGTGGTGGTTCACACCCAGGCGGTACCGCTGGGCGTCACCGTAGGAGAACAGCCGGCCCTGCAGCATCTTGTCGGGCGAGAAGCTGATGCCCGGCACCACGTTGGCCGGGGTGAAGGCGGCCTGCTCCACGTCGGCGAAGTAGTTGTCGGGGTTGCGGTTCAGCTCCCACTCGCCGACCTCGATCAGCGGGTAGTCCTTCTTCGACCACACCTTGGTGAGGTCGAACGGGTGGTACTTGTAGGTGTCGGCGTCGGCCTCCGGCATGATCTGGACGTACAGCTTCCACTTCGGGAAGTCGCCGCTCTCGATCGCCTCGAAGAGGTCGCGCTGGTGGGACTCGCGGTCCTTGCCGACCAGGGCCTCGGCCTCGGCGTCGGTCAGGTTCTTGATGCCCTGCTGGGTGCGGTGGTGGAACTTGACCCAGAACCGCTCGCCCTCGGCGTTGATGAAGCTGTAGGTGTGCGAGCCGAAGCCGTGCATGTGGCGGTAGGACGCCGGGATGCCGCGGTCGGACATCACGATCGTGACCTGGTGCAGCGCCTCGGGCAGGTTGGTCCAGAAGTCCCAGTTGTTCTCGGGGTTGCGCAGGTTGGTGCGCGGGTCGCGCTTCACCGCGTGGTTGAGGTCCGGGAACTTCAGCGGGTCGCGGAAGAAGAACACCGGGGTGTTGTTGCCAACGATGTCCCAGTTGCCTTCTTCGGTGTAGAACTTCAACGCGAAGCCGCGGATGTCGCGCTCGGCGTCGGCCGCGCCACGCTCACCGGCGACGGTCGAGAACCGGACGAACAGGTCGGTCTTCTTGCCGACCTCGGAGAAGATCTTCGCGCTGGTGTACTGGGTGATGTCGTTGGTGACCGTGAAGGTGCCGAACGCGCCCGAACCCTTCGCGTGCATCCGGCGCTCCGGGATGACCTCGCGGTCGAAGTGCGCCAGCTTCTCCAGGAACCACACGTCCTGCAACAGCATCGGACCGCGAGCGCCGGCGGTCAGGGAGTTCTGGTTGTCAGGGACCGGCGCACCGGCCACCGTGGTCAACGGTTTCTGGTTGTTCTCAGGCAAAACTCGCTCCTCGGTGGGTTGTTTTCATGCGTAATCACTCGGCACGGGAGAGGCAATCCGGGCAGATGCCCCAGAAAGTCACCTCGGCCTCGTCGAGCACGAATCCGTGCGGGTCCTCGGCGTGGAGGCATGGAGCCTCTCCCACCGCACAGTTGACGTCGGCGATGGCACCGCAGTCGCGGCACACCAGATGGTGGTGGTTGTCGCCCACGCGCGTCTCGAACCGGGCGGGGGAACCAGCCGGCTCGATGCGGCGGACCAGGCCCGCCTCCGTGAGCGCGCGCAGGACGTCATAGACCGCCTGGGTCGACACCGAACCCAGCTCGCGGCGGACGGCCGTCGCGATGGTGTCGGTGTCCGCGTGGGGATTGTCCGAGACCATCGTGAGCACGGCAGCCCGCGAACGGGTCACCCGCAGCGCCGCCCCCCCTCAGGAGGGCGGCGGCATCGATGGACGGCATGGCTCCATGACTACCAGCGTTTCTGGAATGAGTCAAATAAAGCGAACACCAACAGGTGAACACGAGCGCCCGAATCGCCTGACCGAGCCGCACCACGCGAAGAGCCCCGCCGACGAATTCCGCCGACGGGGCTCCTCCACTCCTGACCTGGGCACGGCGGGGCTGGACGCGTCCCGCACACCCGGCTATTCGGCCTCGGGCCGCCAGCGGGCGATGTCGGCTTCGGTGATCTCGGCGGGCTGCGCCGCGAGCTGGGTGATCCTGATGTGGTTGCCGAACGGGTCGCGCAGGGCACAGTCGATGCCGTAGGGCTGCCGCGTGGGCACCTCGGTGAACTCGACGCCCATCGCGCTGAGGGTCTCGTAGGTCTGCTGGCAGTCGTCGGTGGTGAGGATCGCCGCGACGCCCATCGCGCCCTTGGTCACCAGGTCGCGGACCTGCGCGGCGACCGCTTCGCTCAGCGACGGCGGTCCCGGCACCTCCAGCAGCAGCTGCCGTTCCGGATCCGACGGCAGCGCGATCGTGAGCCAGCGCATGAATCCCATGTCGACGTCGGAGACCACCTCGAAGCCCAGCTTGCCGACGTAGAAGTCGAGGGCTTCCTGCTGGTCGAGGACGGTGACGGAGTGGATGCTGATGCGAGTGAACATGCCGAGAACGCTACGGCCGGCCGGGGCGTTGTGGCTTATCCGAAACGACTCGGTCTGGCCCACGCCTTGACGAAGCAGACCGGCACGCCGAGCGGCCGCGCGCTGGTCCGGTACTCGGTCGGCGAGACACCGACGATCGCGCGAAACGTGCGGCTGAACGTCCCCAAGCTCCCGAAGCCGACCTGCCCGGCCACCTCGGTCACGGTGACCGAAGGCGAGCGCAACAGCGCCATGGCGCGTTCGATCCGGCGCCGCTGCAGGTAGCGGTGCGGCGTCTCGCCGAACGTCGACCGGAACGAGCGCGTGAAGTGCGTGGGGGACATCAGGGCGATCCCCGCAAGCGCGGCCACGTCGAGTGGACGGGCGAAATCCCGGTCCATCGCGTCCCTGGCACGCAGGAGCCGCCGGTTCTGGTGCTCCTGCGGGCTCATGGAAGCGGCTGCCACACACCGATCGTAGAGCCGAACTTCCTGAAGGAGGGAAAGCGCGGTGAACTGGCTGCTCGACCAACTCGCCGAGATCGCCCGAATCCCGGCCTCCGACGATGACGGCGACCGAGCCCGAGGGCTGTTCCTCGCGAGCCACGAGGTCGACGGCGTGAACGAATGGCAACTCCGCGAAGGCCGTGTCCGCATCGCACCGGCTGACGCCAGGTACCGGTACCTCGACGCGTAGCAGTCTTGGCTGCCGGGAGTTCTCGTTCATCCGCCCCGAAAAGGCGGTGTTCTGGAGCATGATGCGCCCATGGCGGAAACCAGCAGCGACGAGATCGCCACTGACAGCGAATCCGGTTCGGAGAAGCTCCAGGACCTGCTCAAGGAAGAGCTGAGCCGAGGAGACGCAGCACTTGGACGAACTGAGACCAAGACAGGCATCCTGCTTGCGGTTTTCAGCCCCATCCTCACCATTGGCGTTGCGGTGCTGCCCCGAGCCGCGACGTCGTTGGCGGCCATCCTCCTGTTCTGGTCCGCGCTGACACTGCTAGCGGTCGCCCTGCTACTGCTCCTGTGGAACGTGCGACCCCGCCTGCGGGGAAGCGGCTTCGTAGCCATCGAATCGATGACCGACGCCGAACTGGCGCAACACCTCGCAAGCGCGGCGAACGATCCGCTGCGCTGGCGTCGCGAACAGCTGCTCGTAGTAGCCCGCCTCGGAGCGAAGAAGTTCAGGATCCTGCGAGCAGCAACCACACTCGTAATGGCAGCCCTACTGCTGGCGATAGCCGCAGCGATTGCCTCAACGGTCGCCACCTGATTAGCAATGCTGCCCCCTGCGGCGTTACAACAGGCCGGGGAATGCCTGGATGAGGCGGGTACGGGTGCTATATCCGCTAGCCGAGGAGACCAACGACGCCGAACTGGCGCGGCCTGGCATGGCAGCTGTGGTGTGCTGGGCGAAACTGCTGGGCTTCACCGGCACACCGGTGCTGGCGCACGCCGAGATCGCCACCTTCCGCAACCTCGTGCTGCACGTGGCCGCCAGGATCACCCGTGGTGCCCGGCAAGTCCGGGTCCGCATCGATGAATCCCGACGACACGCCAAGGCCATCGCAGCAGGCTGGCTGATGATCCGCGCCGCGTTCACCTAACCCGAACCCTCTGCCCCTACGACCCGAAAGACACTGGAGCGGCCGACAGAAGCAAGTCGGCGGACCAACCATGCCCGTCTACCGAATCACCCAGAACAAGATCAACAGGACTGGCAACAACATCAACGAGATACCGCGCGAAAGACCGAGGTTAGCCGCCGTCTGAGATCCCCCGGCCCGGGCTTCCGCACGGTGTGGTCGCCCGTCATACCCCAGCTCCCAGGAGGAGACACGCATGACTAACGGAACCGTGAAGTGGTTCAACTCGGAAAAGGGCTTCGGCTTCATCGCTCCGAACGAGGGCGGGCCGGACGTGTTCGTGCACTACTCGGCGATTGATGCCGGCGGGTTCCGCAGCCTGGAGGAGGACCAGCAGGTGTCCTACGAGGTCAGCCAGGGCCCCAAGGGCCCGCAGGCCGACCTCGTCCGCGCGGTCTGACAACCCTCTCCGTTTCTCCGGTGGCTCCGCACCCGCTCGGGTGGGGAGCCACCGGAGCTTTCGGCGAGCGCATCCACCCCGCCTCGCCGCCTCCACACACACCGCCCGCACCGATCCTGGATCGGCCACGGGACAAGGAAGGAATGCCATCACCACATCAACATCACTGCACCGACCGCGCCGCCAGCACCGCGGCGGCCCGGCCCCCGACCGGTTCTCCGACCGGGTACCGGCTGCCGGTGGGTGCACCCGCGCTCCGAGCACGGTGAGTCCGGTCCAGTTCGCCGAACCCGAACACACCCGGGCCATCCCCGAGCAGCACCACCCGATCGCTGACCACAGCGATGCCGGAATGCGCCGGTTGCGCACCCCGTTCGACCCCAACCCGGCCTAGAGATCACGGCAACACCCTGCCGCCCTCGGCCGAGACCTCCTGCACCGCGCGTCGGTGGTGGTCAACACCACCGCGCCGACCTCGCCCGGCTTATTTATGCTCGGGCCGTGACTCGCGTGCTCACTTCTCGCCGACCCGCCGCGCTTGTCAAGCCGAAGCTGCGGGGCTGGATCCACCTGGGGTCGCTGGTTCTGTTCCTCGCCGCAGGTGCGGCGTTGATCGTGGTGGCTGCGGGTTTGCTCCCGGCCGCAGCCACGGCCGGAATCGCGATCTATGTGGCCACGGTGCTGGGCCTGTTCGGAGTCAGTGCCCTCTACCACCTCAAAAACTGGGTCTCGGCTGGTGCGCGCACATGGATGCGGCGCCTCGACCACTCGATGATCTTTCTGTTGATCGCGGGTACCTACACGCCGTTCGCGATGCTGGCCCTGCCGCCGGCCGTCGGCAGCGTCGTGCTCACCGTGATCTGGGTAGGTTCCCTCGCCGGCGTGATGCTCAAGCTCGCTTGGCCGCATGCGCCGCGCTGGGTCGGTGTCCCCGTCTACATCGCGCTCGGCTGGGTCGCGGTGTTCGTGTTGGGCGACCTGCTCCACAACACCGGGGTGAGTGCCCTGGTGCTGTTGCTGGTCGGCGGACTGCTCTACACCGCCGGTGCGGTGTTCTACGCGAGTCGTTGGCCCGACCCCTGGCCGACGACATTCGGCTACCACGAGTTCTTCCACTCTGCGGTGTCGGTGGCGGCGATCTGCCACCACATCGCCATCTGGCTGCTCCTGGTCCCATAAGCACCCCGCCGCATCGCGGACGCAGCGTGCGCTCCGACCTCCAGGCCCGCCACCAGTCCCCACATCGGCCCCGCGCCCCGCGACACGGACACCTCGTGGCGGAGCTTCCTGCGCGCTCAGGCATCAGGGCTGCTCGCGGTCGATTTCTTCCACGTCGACACCATCAGCCTCCGTCGGCTGTACGTCCTGTTCGTCATGGAAGTCCGGACCCGCACCGTGCACATCCTCGGGGTCACCGCCCACCCCACCGCGCCTGGACCAGGCCGCCCGCAACCTCCTCGCCGACCTCGGCGAACGCGCCGCATCCTTCCGGTTCCTCATCCGCGACCGCGACACCAAATACACGCCCGCGTTCGACGCCGTCTTCGCCTCCGAGGACGTAAAGGTCATCAAAACCCCACCCCGGACACCGCGCGCGAACTGCTACGCCGAACGATTCATCCGCACCGCCCGTGAAGAATGCACCGCCCGACTCCTGCTCTTCAACGAACGGCACTCCATGGCAGTGCTCAACGAATACACGAACCACTTCAATACCCACCGCCCGCATCAAAGCCTCGCCCCCCCGGAACACGATCCGGCGACGGTGGTCCCGATCGACGCCCCCATCCGACGTCACAAGGTCCTCAACGGACTGATCAACGAGTACACCCGAGCCGCGTGATGCCCGTGAGAAAAACCCAGGTCAAACCCGTTTTCCGAATTTTGGCGCCCTACAGGGCTTCGGTTCGGCAAACGGCCGCCGCATCCTGGAGAAGTACACCGAGCGCATCTGCACGTTCAACGACGACATGCAGGGCACCGGCGCGATTGCGCTGGCGGGCCTGCTCGGCGCCGTCGAGGTGGCGTAAACACCGCTGCGTGATCAGCGAGTTGTCATTTTCGGGGCGGGCATGGCAGGTATCGGGATCGCCGACCAGGTTCGGGATGCGATGGCGCGCGACTGCCTCGACCGCGAGGCGGCGATTCGCCGAGCCTGGGCGGTGGATCGCCAGGGCTTACTCACCGACGACATGTCCGACCTGCGAGATTTCCACGCATCCTACGCCCGGCCTCGGAGGTGGCCGGGTGGCGGCGCGATGGTGGTGGTGTCGGGCTCGGCGAGGTCGTCGCCCGCGTTCGGCCGACGATGCTGGTCGGTACTTCCACCGCGCACGGCGCGTTCACGGAGGCCATCGTCTGGGAGATGGCCGCGCACGTGCTCGGCGCTCCAACGTCTTGCCTGCTCGAAGTTGTCCCGAGTCGGGCCCGACGACGGCTGCGGTGAAGACATCGTGGCGCTCATGCATGGAGGTTCACCATTGTTGGAGCAGGAGGCTGATGGTGGTGGCGGCGGTCCGACGCGGCCCGTCGCACCGGGCCCGGTCCGACGCGGCCCGTCGCACCGGGCCCGGTCGACGATTCGACAGGCACCTCCGGCACCTTCGGCACCTTCGTGAGGAGGTGCAACGGCAGCTGCGGCATTCCTCCGCTGGATGGCTACCGCTGGCCGGGATGCCTCGGGGCCTTCGGCTAGCAGCATCTCCGCGGTGATCGTGGGCGGCTGCGGCGACGGCGCGGGCCGATCTTCACGTCCTGGACGTGCCGGGGAGCGCTGTCATCCCGCCCTCGTTTCACGTCCGGGCACGATCGGCACTGGACGCACGGCTGACCGTCGCCAAGTGCGCTGCTGCTGTTCCGCGTTGTCTTCGAAAACGTTGTGATTACTCGACGCGTGTTGGTGCGGATGATTGTTGTTCGTCCTCGCTGGGCAGGTGGATGTCGTTGACGGCGATGTTGACTTCCACGACGTCCAGTCCGGTCATGCGTTCCACGGCACCGATGACGTTGCGGCGCACCGCGCGTGCCAGATCGACCAGTGCGGCGCCGTACTCCACGACGATCTCCAGGTCGATCGCCGCCTGTCTCTCGCCGACCTCCACGACGACCCCGGAGGTGTGCGAAGAACTGGCTCCGGGAATGCGTTCCCGGAGCGCCCCGAAAGCCCGGGCCATGCCACCTCCCATGGCGTGGACCCCGGAGATCTCCTGGGTGGCGATGCGGGCGATCTGCTGGACCACCGGGGCCGCGATCGTCGTTTTGCCCCTCGTGGTCTCGTCGGCGTGGTCGGCGTGTTCCACGCTGCGGCCCTCGGTCACCGTCCAGCCTGATTCGTGCGGGTGCTCTGTGTGTCGATGCCCTGCTGTGTCATTCCAACCCTCCTCGACACTCGTTGGGTGCGCCGGCTCGGCTCGTGTGCCTTGAGCGACGGCCGAAGGAATGCGGCGTGAGAACGTCGTTCCGGCGAAAGCCGAAGGCTGGGCGGGGATGTTCGTGGGGCGGCCCCGGTCAGGCCCGTTCGCCGGCTTCGCGTAGGTCAGCGGCGTAGACCGCTGCGGCTGCCTGAGCGAGTTGTGCCCATATCGCGGCCTCGGTCAAGCGTGCCTGCCTGATCTCCCCGGTGGAATGTTCCTTGGCTTGCTGCAGGCATTGCTCGGCCGATCCCGCGTACTCCTCGGGTTTCTTCATGGCGCGCTCCTCGTTCGTTGCGCATTGAGGTGCCGCTTCGGGGCGCCTCCCAGTACACGCCTGGGCCGCATCCTCGGGTCCAGAGCCGGGCCAGCACGGTGATCTGTGGGAAGAGAGCCGACCTGCTTAGCCGTCGGAGTCTTCGCCGGCCCCGGCGATCATGCGGGGTTCGTCGCTTCGGTCGACGCTGATGCGGCGGGGTTTGGCCTGCTCGGCTACCGGGATCCGCAGGGTCAGGACCCCGCTGCGGTACTCGGCCTGGATGCGGTCGACATCCAGGGCTCCGCCGAGCTGCAGTTGCCGGGCGAACGTTCCGGTGGGGCGTTCGGCGACCACGTAGCTGACTTCCGAACCGCTGGACTCGGTCGGGCTGCGCTGAGCACGCACTGTCAGTGTGTTGTGCTCGGCGATGATTTCCAGAGACTCGCTCTCAATGCCTGGTAGGTCGAACTCGACGACGTACTCCTCACCGCAGCGGTAGACATCCATCGGCATGGGCTGCGGCGCGCGGGCCGCGCTGAGCACCTCATTGGCCAACCGGCTGATGTCACGGAACGGATCGAACTGCAGTACCGGCATCGCACACCTCCTTCCGAACACAAGCCCTCGGGATTTGCCGCACCCGGATAGCGGCCTCAGGTGCACTCTTGGTGGCGGGGTGACGTCCTTGCTGACACATGACGCAAGTCGACTGCTGAGCAGAATTCTAGTCCGGCAAGGACAGATCTTTCCATGCACAGCTACGCATGTGGCAGATGCGCATGCGAGCGCCGCCTGGGGATGGCCGCTAACATGCGTGAATTGATGACGTCACGGTCACTCGTTGGTCAGCCACTGGCACTCGAGTCGTGATCCTCGATCGTGTGCGGCTCGCACCAGCGTGGCATGGACTCGGCGGCGTGGGGCGGCTACTGACCGCCCGGCTCCCGCGATGGGTCTGCGACGAACCTCGAATCGTCGCCGTGCACCCTTCCTCCATCGACCTCGACAGCCACCAACGGCGAGACGACGAAGTCTTTATCCCTGCCATGCAACAGGTCCGTCGAACCTGGGCCTCACTTGGGTTCGAACCCTTCACCGATGACCTTTGGATCAAGGCCCCACGTTCGTCAGCCCACGACAAGGCCGTCGCTGCCATCAGCCAACGCATCGGACTGCGGTGCGGCATCCACCACCTCCCCACTGCTCGTAAAGCCATCCCGCGGCAGCGGAATCAACACGGAACCCCGATCGCCGAAAACGATCTCAGTCCCCTGCATCTAGCCCTAATCCCGACAATCTTCATGAACACAAGGACGACAGAATGCACGAACCGCGAAGCGCTGGCGCCATGGGAGCGGATTTTCCTTATACGTTGCCAACGATGTGCTACATCGAAGTTACAAGCGACGGGGCGGTCACCTGGGGAGCTGACCCCGGCGCTTACAAGCGAGCACCGTCCGGCGCGAGCCGCCTCTACGCCGTATGGCCAGGCCAGTGGTCCAGCCACCTGTTCGCTATCGATGACCTCGATCAATACGCCCGGGCCTGGGAATCGTTCACGACGAGAAGCGGACCGGTTTGGCCGAGCACAAACACCAGGTGCAATGCTCGGGGAGCCCTGCGAGGACGAAC
This genomic interval carries:
- a CDS encoding catalase, which encodes MPENNQKPLTTVAGAPVPDNQNSLTAGARGPMLLQDVWFLEKLAHFDREVIPERRMHAKGSGAFGTFTVTNDITQYTSAKIFSEVGKKTDLFVRFSTVAGERGAADAERDIRGFALKFYTEEGNWDIVGNNTPVFFFRDPLKFPDLNHAVKRDPRTNLRNPENNWDFWTNLPEALHQVTIVMSDRGIPASYRHMHGFGSHTYSFINAEGERFWVKFHHRTQQGIKNLTDAEAEALVGKDRESHQRDLFEAIESGDFPKWKLYVQIMPEADADTYKYHPFDLTKVWSKKDYPLIEVGEWELNRNPDNYFADVEQAAFTPANVVPGISFSPDKMLQGRLFSYGDAQRYRLGVNHHQIPVNKPKNPVNSYHRDGAMRVDGNQGATPGIEPNSYGRWQEQPAYRDPAQAVGAVADRFNYREDDDNYFEQPGILFRNMSPEQQQVLFENTARAIDGASQATIERHLANCTKADPAYGEGVRKAIEALAASNG
- a CDS encoding MFS transporter, whose protein sequence is MPVALIALALGGFGIGLTEFGIMGLLPEVAGDFAVSIPTAGYLISGYAIAVAIGAVLLTAAVTRLPRKTVLTWLMVLFILGNLLSALAPQYSVMMVGRILAALTHGAFFGIGSVVATALVPPNRKAAAVSIMFTGLTSANVLGVPLGTFLGQALGWRSTFWAITIIGVVALIGIRLLVPGSVGRAAAAANLGAELVAVKRPQVWWTLAMTVFGFGGMFGAFAYIAPLVTEVSGFAVGTVPWLLLIFGAGLFAGNLVGGRAADRNLDGTMLTALIALVVVLAGFALVAEHRIPTIVAIALMGAFGFATAPPLQTRVMKYGGDAPTMASALNIAAFNVGNALGTWLSGLTIAAGLGFTSPLWVGSILAAVSIGLLATAIATKPKPATENAEPVPVA
- a CDS encoding helix-turn-helix domain-containing protein; this translates as MSPQEHQNRRLLRARDAMDRDFARPLDVAALAGIALMSPTHFTRSFRSTFGETPHRYLQRRRIERAMALLRSPSVTVTEVAGQVGFGSLGTFSRTFRAIVGVSPTEYRTSARPLGVPVCFVKAWARPSRFG
- a CDS encoding cytochrome P450, coding for MPGAIEESLRLPTPFALTYRAAMAESEIGGRRVPADQVLSVWLSAANRDARQFADPDVFDPGRDPDPHLGFGRGIHFCLGAPLARLEGRIAMNILLDRFPQLRTDLENPPVLMPAPNLIGPNSLPLLT
- a CDS encoding MarR family winged helix-turn-helix transcriptional regulator, coding for MGIADDAVEIRAHGWRTLAALHGTLETTLEKALQAEHGLSVVEYTVLDALGRQDGWHMRMQQLARATALSGSATTRLVNRLEDRQLLTRVLCKDDRRGIYTELTESGRALLENARPTHDEALEKALAEAEQVPELAPLVAALHNLPQRPGG
- a CDS encoding ankyrin repeat domain-containing protein; translation: MSHGGLTPEQTERVVALAMDLAREGETAQLAEFVDHGLPVDVADQGGNTLLMLAAYHGHAETVRALLDRGANPDLRNERDQAPIAGALFKGADEVVAVLREAGADLDAGTPTARAAAAMFGRVHLLAD
- a CDS encoding cold-shock protein, which gives rise to MTNGTVKWFNSEKGFGFIAPNEGGPDVFVHYSAIDAGGFRSLEEDQQVSYEVSQGPKGPQADLVRAV
- a CDS encoding VOC family protein → MFTRISIHSVTVLDQQEALDFYVGKLGFEVVSDVDMGFMRWLTIALPSDPERQLLLEVPGPPSLSEAVAAQVRDLVTKGAMGVAAILTTDDCQQTYETLSAMGVEFTEVPTRQPYGIDCALRDPFGNHIRITQLAAQPAEITEADIARWRPEAE
- a CDS encoding Pycsar system effector family protein, with amino-acid sequence MAETSSDEIATDSESGSEKLQDLLKEELSRGDAALGRTETKTGILLAVFSPILTIGVAVLPRAATSLAAILLFWSALTLLAVALLLLLWNVRPRLRGSGFVAIESMTDAELAQHLASAANDPLRWRREQLLVVARLGAKKFRILRAATTLVMAALLLAIAAAIASTVAT